In Rutidosis leptorrhynchoides isolate AG116_Rl617_1_P2 chromosome 6, CSIRO_AGI_Rlap_v1, whole genome shotgun sequence, the DNA window CGTCTGGAGCACTTCTTTTTACTAAAAGCTTTTGAGggtatacatttattattatttatcatttatttattattattatgattattgctattattattgttattacagaaataacacaaactattattattatcattaatattagtattagtatcaagttattattgttattattattattattattattattattattattattattattattattattattattattattattattattattattattattattattattattattattgttattgttattattattatcattattattattgttattattaataaaatttatatcataattgttagtattatcattaaacgttacTAGTATcatcattacaaacattattattattagtactatctttatcattaatattaaaaattatcattattattattattattagaattatcataattattatcataattagtattattttaatcattattattattagtattattaattattaatatatcaaacgaatattttttctatataaaaatatatttatgacataaatcctaaccatattaataattttgtaataaatgttaattatctatatgaaaataaatatatctaattaagttattaataaaatcactaataataataatatatatatttgtttgattacaaatatatgttttaatatatatatatatatatatatatatatatatatatatatatatatatatatgtatatatatatattactgaaataggttcgtgaatccgagaccaaccctgcattgttctgtatcgtcgtacgaatatttttactacaaaatattgtatggtgagtttcatttgctccctttttaaatgcttttacaatatatatttttgggactgagaatacatgcgctgcttttataactgttttacgaaatagacacaagtacttaaaactacattgtatggttggattattataccgaatatcgccccttcaagtctggtaacctaagaattagggaaatggcccctaattgacgtgaatcctaaagatagatctatgggcctaacaaaccccattctggaatttgaaatgctatagtacttcgatttaaatgatgattgcgattgccaatatttatggcatacttgcgagtatgcgggggatattctatatgcattatgttaatgtcggttaccaggtgttcatcatacgaattgattttatacacttgcgagtgtaatgatatttatgaaaaatgaggatcttgtggtctattaaaataatggaaatgattgtttatgataaactaatgaacacaccaaccttttggttgacactttaaagcatgtttattctcaggtatgaaagaaatcttccgctgtgcatttgctcattctagagatattacttggagtcattcatgacatatttcaaaagacgttgcattcgagtcattgaattcatcaagattattattaagttaagaaTAGTTGGAtagattatgaaatggtatgcatgccgtcaactttcgatgaaatgaaagtttgccttttaaaaacgagtgcaatgtttgtaaaaatgtatcatatagaggtcaagtacctcgcgatgtaaccagatGTTGAaggcttcgtccagatggattaggacgggtcactacatccgCATACCGCGAATAttctgaatactataaatagggagcttgacctctcatttataggttgttgattctctgccatttgcccagacctttgtagttttcacttgtgactttgcccaaggaactcttatattgtgttaaggtgaatcatgctaattaacaatcaagaccgggtcggggtggttgatcacttgattgataaagtgaaagacgatcatgagGGCCCAAAACAATCATCAAACATCTCATTCCACCATCCTAatattattgcactcaatccttaattaagtatctttaatataggattgatcaatGATCAAATTCTATGACCCGTATGTTTAATAATTTCTTCACGTTAGGATCCTTCAAATTTTCTGGTCCGTACACGGGTAAAGAATTCTCTAgtgtgcatatataattatatacacacAGTTAGACAATATAATGTCCCAACGTGGCCAAATAGAAACCATAATTGAAACGAattaaataaaagaatgcaatatgAATATGAAGTTCAGGTATGCACCCAACAAGCCACGGCCTATCTTTTATTATCATATCAAGGGTGTGTTTGGCGtaggagcttatgagagcttatagaaacttgaaattatgattttaataagctccaagtaataagctttgtttgataaacataaaaagtagagcttatgaaaattatAAGCTTTacaaaaataagctacttctagtagcttgtgaaaaaaatagagcttatgaattgaaaaataagctccagttagtttaccaaacacttatagaaaataataagctccagctaccagcttcaaaaataagcttcAGATCCAGCTCTAGTCCATAAGTTCCAGCTCTagctccagctacaagctccagctccagctatttTCATCCAAGCACACTCTTATTGGAGCTTATAGGAGTTTGAGCTTATAGCTttatttggtagacataaaaagtagaacttatgaaaatcataagttcTTAAAAAATAAGCTGCTACttttttagaaatcattttgggATCACCCATGAGggacttgtagtagcttatgaactgaaaaaataAGCTTCAGTTAGTttatcaaacacttataaaaaataataagctccagctaccagttttaaaaataagctccagctctagctagtatcatccaaacacaccccAACTCTGACATCCAGGGCCGGCCCTAGGGTAGGGCGACCGCACCCGGGCATCACATTTTAAGGGGCATCAACTCTGGAGTTATGGGTTTTTGTAAGTGcagttgagttttttttttttttttttttttgtttttttttttttttttgttttttgtaagTTCATAGGAGAAATTTCATGGAGGAATGGAGAGGAAGAAGAAAATGTCAAAAGTTGGAAAGAGAAGAAATATTTTGTTCCTTTATATTGTAAATTTTTTTTGCCTTTGAGATGTGTTAATTGTATCAAAATCCAATATATCGTACAACAGATATAGCATCTTGTACAATCACATATGGATTTTGAAATTCTTGTCTAGCAATAGAGGTGCCATAATAATGtgaattcataaaataagtttattGATTTCTTAATATAATACTCACTACttgatttttatattttctttaatttaattatttctacAAGGAGGAAAAGTTATTTTTGAAAGTCCTATTTTATTGGTGTGTTACAGACAATTTTTAGTATATTATAAAAATGAATCTTTTTAAGATGTCAATTTTTGAGAAAATGCTTAAGAATAAAAATGTAAAGGTGATTGTCTTTTTTGAAGGTAGACAATTATTTTGAAACAAAAGAATATAGAATTATAGACACATATTTCGGGATAGATCAAGTAATACTCTAATATTTAGACACATGTTACATTAACTtgatatttttcttttataaattACGCATTAATTAAATCACGTATGAAATAGAAAAAGACACTATAAAAATTTTAACTACACTCAAAGTCATCACTTTTATCGTTGTTTATCTCTTCAAATTGTTACactaaatttattaaaaaaaattaacgtgaaaatgagttatataagttggtTAGTTTTCGAACACTTATTTATAAATAGAGTATGGGGCATTATTTGATCTATTCGCCCCGGACATCAGAACACTTAGGACCGGCCCTGCTGACATCCAAATACAAATAAGCTCCTTTAAATAATATTCCTAGTAATAACTATCTAATAACAAAATAATAGGGAACTAAATATATGGATCTATGGATAAAGATTAAAATAAATTATCCTCACTATCTTCAAATTTGTGATTTGCTCCATACGTACATGATACATCCCTTGGTAACTTCCAGGTTGACCATGTGCCTTTATTTAATACTTCGGCCCACATGTTTTCAAAGCAGCTCCACTGCTACCAATTTAAATCTTGCGGCCCAAGGTTTCTTTCTTGGCCCAACGCATGCAGTCCACCTTATTAATAAAACTAGGCCTACCTAGATTATACTGGATATGTATCACATTATATATATAGAGAAATTcgccaaaatacactttttttaaaaaaattgtctttttacaccattgggTAGACCATAATGTTGGTCGACCACCATATATCATGGTCGACCACATcttttttcaaggtggtcgaccaagcttCATTGAGTCCCCGGACGACTACCATGTAAACATGGTAGACTACATTTCATTTTTTCATATTCGACTACCCCAATAAGAAACAACGCGGGCGACCCAATACATGGTCGACTACCCAATAGTTTATGATGTGAAACTGCAGGAAAACATGAGAAAAAATGGTCAGCCTATTGTACAAGTCAAGTTTAAGTATCAACTACTAAGTTGAACTTATGGGCCAAGCCCACGAGTAAATAAACTTTAAGGCTTGAGGGAGCAGTAGCATAAACACGAGTAAATAAACTTAAAGGCTATTAGGGAGCAGTAGCATAAACCCAGTCATGCTACAGGTCACGCTACAGGTCACTTTATTCACATCATAAACTATTGGGTAGTCGACCATGTATTGGGTCGCCCGCGTTGTTTTTTGTTGGGGTAGTCGACCATGAAAAAATGAGTggtagtcgaccatgtttacatggtagtcgaccgggaactcaatgaagcttggtcgaccaccttgaaaaatgaggtggtcgaccaaggtATATGGTGGTCGACCAACACTTTGGTCTACTCAATGGTGTATattgacaattttttttttaaaagtgtatTTTCTTTgaaaacttttaaaaaaaaatgtattttggcCAATTACGTGTTGGGCAAAAATCAGAAACCTCGAAATTACGTTGTAAGTTGTCCTCATATAACCTTGTTTCTGCCTCTCTGGAACTTTGTGTGTTATTGGTAGATGTACTACATTTTTCTGATTTGAAGCTATAAACGTTTTTAGTCAAGCATAAGGTTGTAGCTAGTCGGGTTATAAAATTTGGTCGTTTCGGGTGTATTTTGATGTGTGCGGATCATGTTGGATATAAATCTATTTTGTGTAGCGACCGTGATGATTTTGTTTTAGTTTCGCCTTTTAAGGACCTCGCTCACGGTTTCTTTAGATTTACTTGGATCGAGGTAGTTGGCATACCGGTCACTCATGCTTCCGATTGCAATACTTCAAAGGTGGCTTCTCTTTTTGGAGAAGTTGTTTCGTTGGCTAATTCCACTTCATCTTTTGGTAACGTTGGGTCGTCGTTTGCCTTCATTAAGACCGCTTGTGTCAAACACGTTCATGACACCGTAGAAGTAGACTTAGAAGATGGGAGGTTCTCGAGCACATATTTATTGGTTAATGAGGTGAATTCGACGAATGTGGATGTCAATTGGTTAAATGATGTTTTTCCTTCCGACCTTTTAGCCATTTCTAATCGGATCGTTATGGCGGAGCACCCTTTCTATGAATATCAAGTTGATAATGTTCAAGACGCTTTAGGTCTTGAGGATCCGGGTGTTGAACCAATTTATGTGCAAGATGTTGAGGTTGATGCTGCTGTTAACACTGTTGTGAGCGATCAGGAAGTTAATTCACCTACACAGGCTACTGCTTCTGTTTCGCTAAAGGGTACATCAGTCGTCGTTTCTGCTGCTGCTTCTGTTTttgttagaggtttatcatcacctTCTCCTGCACCTGCTGCTACTTCGGTTTCATTTAAGGGTACATCAGTACCTGTTTTTGCTGAGGTTAGCATCGTTAAGCCTAGCGGTGTTGTTACTTCCGTTGCACCGGGCTCGGAGATTCAAGAGTATTCACTTCCGGTTGATCATGTTGCTTCCACTAGCTCGTGTAAGAAGATGAAGAGAAAGGAAGTTGTCAAAGAGTTCGCGCTTTGGGATGAAGATGATCTTGAAGAGACTGACTCCATCGATTCCGGGTTCGTTGAGGTGGATCTGAGCATTGGGTTTTTTGAAGGTCATGAGAAGGAAGGTTCACTTCCTACTCCCGTGAAGGGGATTAGGATTGGTTGCTCTTCGACAAAGGTTTTATCTTATGTGATTGAaaatcggggggggggggggggggggggggggggggggggcaagaAATTTAATCGTTTGAAGGTTGACGGTGTGGTTGTTAAGCCGATTATAAAGACTCGGAAAGGTAGGTAAAGCGACTGTCGAGTAACGTTAGATCggttttgttgtttttggtgttatTTTGTGCTTTTCGTTTGGTTAGTTTCGTTCTTGTAGTTGATTGTGTTCCGTGATCGGTTTAGTGCTTTGGTTGTTCAAGGCTCTGACTTAGTTAGCTTAGACTCTTTGTTTAGTAATAGGGTTCGTTTACTGTTTCCGAGCCTTGGAATGCGTTTGATCCGATTGTACCTTTGTTCGTctttttcatctattgatgaaaaaactttgtttaatgttatcgttttttttgccaatatatatatatatatatatatatatatatatatatatatatatatatatatatatatatatatatacctttcaCTTGATGCAATTATTCTTGTGGTGAGCCCCGTGGAATTTGCCTTTGAAATTTTCTTCTTTGGAAGTACTCTAACACAACTACAAACATTAAATGGCGTATTTCTTAAATGATAACATCCACAAACCGTGTATCAAAATTAATCGTCCTGTAAGCAAATAATAAAATCCTTCAAAAGGTTCCGATACTAATATTCTAACCATTATGTCAAGCACTACTAGTTATAACACGGAATCTGATCAGACGTCCAAGGTTGTTATAATCAGTGTCATTTTTATCATCTCTATGATCGGTAAGTTTTTTCATGCCATTCCTAATGGTACTGACCAATCCGTTCATAATAAATACTGATATAATCATCATTTCTAATACACCCTTACTAAAATTTCCAACAATTAGTTAATGTTAAAGGTGTGTGTTTTGCAGGTCTTATATGCACCATTGTAAACAAATATAAACACAAACTATCTAAACAACAACAAAAAAGGCATTGAATAACGACTACCGCTTTAATCCCCTTACCGTGGTCAGGTTTCTAGATGACATGGAAAGAGAAAAACCCTTTCGGTTCACATCTCAACAGCTAACAATAGCCACAGATAACTTCACCATCTTATTGGGTTCAGGTGGGTTTGGGACGATCTATAAAGGAATCTTTAGCAATAGCAAGTCTATAGCTGTCAAAGTACTTAAGGGAGCCTCGGACAAAATGATTGAAGAACAATTCATGGCAGAAGTGAGCACGATGGGAAGAACCCATCACTTTAATCTTGTTAGGCTTTACGGGTTTTGCTTTGAGTCAAGTTTAAAAGCTCTTGTGTATGAGTTCATGGTCAATGGATCTTTGGACAAACACTTGCTTAAAGCAGAGGGGGATAATATTGGGTTTGAAAAGCTCCATGAGATTGCAGTGGGTACTGCAAGGGGGATCGCATACTTGCATGAAGACTGTCCACAGAGAATTGTTCACTATGATATAAAACCAGCCAACATACTTTTGGATTCAAAATTTAATGCAAAAGTAGCAGATTTCGGTTTGGCAAAGCTTTGCAGCAGGGATAAAACTCATATAACAATGACTGGAAGACGAGGCACCCCAGGTTATGCTGCACCTGAGCTTTGGCTGCCATTTCCAGTTACACACAAGTGTGATGTTTATAGCTTTGGGATGCTACTTTTTGATGTTATCGGGAGGAGGAGGAACAAGGAGGTGACACTTGACGATAGTCAGCAGTGGTTCCCAATACGGGCGTGGAACAAATGTGAAGAAAAAAAACTGGGGGATTTGATGATCGTTTGTGCAATTGAAGAGAAAGATAAAGAAGCTGTAGAGAGGGTGCTTAAGGTAGCTCTTT includes these proteins:
- the LOC139852317 gene encoding G-type lectin S-receptor-like serine/threonine-protein kinase SD2-5, whose translation is MEREKPFRFTSQQLTIATDNFTILLGSGGFGTIYKGIFSNSKSIAVKVLKGASDKMIEEQFMAEVSTMGRTHHFNLVRLYGFCFESSLKALVYEFMVNGSLDKHLLKAEGDNIGFEKLHEIAVGTARGIAYLHEDCPQRIVHYDIKPANILLDSKFNAKVADFGLAKLCSRDKTHITMTGRRGTPGYAAPELWLPFPVTHKCDVYSFGMLLFDVIGRRRNKEVTLDDSQQWFPIRAWNKCEEKKLGDLMIVCAIEEKDKEAVERVLKVALCCVQYRPASRPVMSIVVKMLEGALEVPEPLNPFSHLISALDEHNGALIQMAWNGGGSDWSSSDGISKSTSFKRTTIMKKYEITIASD